Proteins from a genomic interval of Armatimonadota bacterium:
- the merB gene encoding organomercurial lyase encodes MHQTTSKTADLADKIVGTVPRFDARGQEVAVALYRLLSKGTPVPLKRVADAVSLPEATVEATIPKWPLFRDDHGAVIGFGGLTVAEMPPHHFTIDGRTLYTWCAWDSLFIPGILGKTAAVESVCPVTKARISLEVGPEGIRNVAPPTVVVSFLAPDRTFDRNVIVNFCHFVYFFRDTEAAEAWLSRHPGTFLLSLDEAFTLGQVTNARNFGHALGLGDRR; translated from the coding sequence ATGCACCAAACGACATCCAAAACCGCGGACCTGGCGGACAAGATCGTCGGGACCGTCCCCCGGTTTGACGCCAGGGGCCAGGAGGTGGCGGTCGCCCTATACCGGTTGCTGAGCAAAGGGACCCCGGTTCCCCTCAAGCGCGTCGCGGATGCCGTCAGCCTGCCCGAAGCCACAGTAGAGGCTACCATCCCGAAGTGGCCCCTCTTCCGGGACGACCACGGCGCGGTCATCGGCTTCGGCGGCCTCACGGTGGCCGAGATGCCACCCCACCACTTTACGATTGACGGAAGAACGCTCTACACCTGGTGTGCCTGGGATAGCCTGTTCATCCCCGGCATCCTGGGTAAGACGGCGGCCGTGGAATCGGTCTGCCCCGTGACGAAAGCGCGGATCTCCTTGGAGGTCGGTCCGGAGGGCATCCGGAACGTCGCGCCGCCCACCGTCGTCGTTTCCTTCCTCGCGCCCGACCGGACCTTCGACCGGAACGTCATTGTGAACTTCTGCCACTTTGTCTATTTCTTCCGCGACACCGAGGCTGCAGAGGCCTGGCTCTCGCGCCATCCCGGAACTTTTCTGCTTTCTCTGGACGAAGCATTCACACTCGGGCAGGTCACGAATGCGCGGAATTTCGGCCACGCCCTCGGTTTGGGGGACCGTCGCTAG